From one Asterias amurensis chromosome 10, ASM3211899v1 genomic stretch:
- the LOC139942754 gene encoding uncharacterized protein, which translates to MKDPQKRNACYRGIAPMSTTPVQSKPDIECANTTSCHLEDDFDCRNGICVAAVARCDGNPDCGFGPEDLSSVDEKDCGACGITKVHVGSEPVNFNLTSYPTGYPPSLDCNWVIVAPDYMSLVHVGISDFSTEDGKDIAVLKGTNLDGETVSFVLTGSVDKLISITFNSSQEVSFSFRSDSYISGRGFLLELHSSNGTDNTSCPDTDVFDCEDGSCLNISGRCDGFRDCQINGADEDNCTTVTCPGSFPCKNSFTCIHMSAVCDGKFDCPDEDDETQEACADRCPTMCSCNVSDDGYVSQCNSGWNQETVGDIVIRTTHLKLANENIIQLNTGIFKSLSFLESLVLKNNSLRDFNAGTFSGLFNLTFLDLSQNKVSELQSDVFEDLLNLRTFDGDGDDDVDSDVDGDDHDHDNGDGDGDGGDGNGNSEGDEDDDDNDDDNDDGNDDDNDDDNDGEGDSDSDVSRSVLRYPDVFKVPCIRVNFLIRGKWTSEKSRLTIDSGALEGLHKLEKLYVDDYRLCCKFDEEVPSKEFDYSKCTTTELQPPLNICGSLMRNDPLRASLWILGLSALIGNLMVIIWRCRRGKELGENETHSFLVLNLAISDLMMGVYMLIIAIADKLLGKSYSSVAKEWRSSVVCKIAGVVSVMSSEASVFFVTLISLDCFLSIVFPFSRVTIRGKKSKVIVVTLWLVSACVSIIPTVFSGDTDSNVYGLSDVCIGLPLITKVSSYSFVDNSISSVFGSGSIAIPVPDAREPAWIYSIVLFLGVNLFCFIVVLSCYIAIFVKVKRSSKLVKVTAHRQREVKMAIKMALIVGTDFACWMPVIIMGILSQAQIVKIGPDMYAWIVVFILPINSSLNPYLYTFYSKITGQSNTKKPEPKVEMKITKSTKTLETRASGNSQ; encoded by the exons ATTGAATGTGCAA ATACAACTTCCTGCCACTTGGAGGATGACTTCGATTGTAGGAATGGGATTTGTGTCGCTGCTGTAGCAAGGTGTGATGGTAATCCTGACTGCGGTTTCGGTCCAGAAGACTTATCATCTGTGGATGAAAAGGATTGTG GTGCTTGTGGTATTACTAAAGTTCACGTTGGAAGCGAACCAGTTAACTTCAACTTAACCAGCTACCCAACCGGCTATCCTCCGTCTCTTGACTGCAACTGGGTTATCGTTGCTCCGGATTACATGTCATTAGTACACGTTGGAATAAGTGATTTTTCAACAGAAGACGGGAAAGACATAGCTGTCCTTAAAGGCACCAATCTCGACGGAGAAACTGTGTCATTTGTGCTGACAGGATCCGTCGATAAACTGATATCTATAACATTTAATTCATCGCAGGAAGTGTCCTTCAGCTTTAGAAGTGATTCGTATATAAGCGGGCGAGGGTTTCTACTAGAACTTCACAGCAGCAATG GTACTGATAACACATCTTGTCCTGATACCGATGTCTTTGATTGTGAAGACGGCTCTTGCCTGAATATCAGTGGAAGATGCGATGGTTTTAGGGATTGCCAAATCAATGGAGCAGACGAGGACAATTGTA ccACCGTGACCTGTCCTGGATCTTTCCCGTGTAAGAATTCGTTCACATGTATTCACATGTCCGCAGTCTGTGATGGCAAATTCGACTGTCCGGATGAAGATGACGAAACACAAGAAGCATGCG CTGACCGATGTCCGACAATGTGTTCCTGTAATGTCTCTGATGATGGATATGTCAGTCAGTGCAACTCGGGATGGAATCAGGAGACTGTAGGTGACATTGTTATAAGAACGACACACCT CAAACTTGCCAATGAAAACATAATTCAACTGAATACGGgaatcttcaaaagtttgtcATTCCTGGAATCACT AGTTCTGAAGAACAACAGCTTACGGGACTTCAACGCCGGCACATTCTCCGGACTCTTTAATCTCACTTTCCT GGACCTCTCACAGAATAAAGTTTCGGAGCTTCAGAGTGATGTCTTCGAGGATCTTCTCAACTTGAGAACatt TGATGGTGACGGTGACGACGATGTTGATAGTGATGTTGATGGTGATGATCATGATCATGATaacggtgacggtgacggtgatgGTGGTGACGGTAATGGTAACAGTGAAGGTGACGAAGATGACGATGACAATGACGATGACAATGACGATGGCAATGACGATGACAATGACGATGACAATGACGGTGAaggtgacagtgacagtgacg TTTCCCGTTCCGTTCTCCGCTATCCTGATGTGTTCAAAGTTCCCTGTATCAGAGTTAA TTTTTTGATCCGAGGTaaatggaccagtgaaaaatctaGACTGACGATCGATTCGGGGGCTCTTGAAGGTCTTCACAAATTGGAAAAATT ATACGTCGATGACTACCGCCTGTGCTGTAAATTTGATGAAGAAGTACCATCCAAAGAGTTCGATTACTCTAAATGTACAACGACTGAGTTGCAACCACCACTAAACATCTGCGGCAGTCTGATGCGTAATGATCCACTACGAGCGTCTTTGTGGATTCTCGGGTTGAGCGCCCTCATCGGCAACTTGATGGTCATCATCTGGAGATGTAGACGGGGCAAAGAATTAGGCGAGAATGAGACGCACTCATTCTTGGTTCTTAATTTAGCTATATCCGACTTGATGATGGGGGTGTATATGTTGATCATTGCTATTGCTGATAAATTGTTGGGTAAGAGTTATTCCAGTGTTGCAAAGGAATGGCGGTCTAGTGTGGTTTGCAAGATTGCTGGGGTAGTATCAGTGATGTCTAGTGAAGCATCGGTATTTTTTGTCACATTGATCAGTTTGGACTGCTTTTTAAGCATTGTATTTCCCTTCAGCCGTGTTACCATCAGAGGAAAGAAAAGCAAAGTTATCGTGGTCACATTATGGTTAGTATCTGCATGTGTTAGTATTATCCCGACTGTATTCAGTGGTGATACTGATTCAAATGTATACGGTTTGTCTGATGTGTGCATTGGTCTCCCCCTGATAACTAAGGTGTCTAGTTATTCATTTGTAGATAACTCCATCAGTAGCGTGTTTGGTTCAGGTTCAATCGCTATACCGGTACCTGATGCAAGAGAACCGGCTTGGATCTACTCAATCGTCTTGTTCCTTGgcgtcaatttgttttgttttatcgttGTGTTGAGCTGCTACATAGCAATCTTCGTGAAGGTTAAACGCTCATCTAAGCTGGTGAAGGTAACTGCTCACCGACAGAGGGAAGTTAAGATGGCGATAAAGATGGCTCTTATAGTCGGTACTGACTTCGCTTGTTGGATGCCTGTGATAATTATGGGGATTTTATCCCAGGCTCAGATTGTGAAAATTGGTCCTGATATGTATGCCTGGATTGTGGTGTTCATACTCCCTATAAACTCCTCGCTAAACCCATATCTGTACACGTTCTACTCTAAAATAACAGGACAGAGCAACACAAAGAAACCCGAACCGAAGGTGGAgatgaaaataacaaaatccACTAAGACACTAGAAACCCGCGCCTCTGGAAATAGTCAGTAA